One window of Candidatus Nanosynbacter sp. HMT-352 genomic DNA carries:
- a CDS encoding WxL protein peptidoglycan domain-containing protein → MKNSLWSKVIGVAMIAGLILSASVSANGIGGRPANPDPNNPRTSSIFIYNLSGGASKSDQLYVQNGSDKEETIEVYSVDGTVTTTGDMTCKEKSEDKVGAGKWVSISKKEVTLGANENTLVDFTVNVPSKADVGEHNACMVVQRKVKQSSNNAGGIQVQTRQAIRMAITVPGDIHRDVTIEKFNVKNSNSSQLYEIALKNSGNVSADVDVKLVVKDPMGNVVYKNGGVNAMIANETRQFNYDSNLAPFWGGKYKVELSISYKKKAGEWGISQDKNELITKTAEPKELFFWPSTTALMMIGGGILLFIILIVIIIIKSKRNKKTVQFKKR, encoded by the coding sequence ATGAAGAATTCGTTGTGGAGTAAAGTTATTGGAGTGGCGATGATTGCAGGGCTGATTTTGTCTGCGTCGGTGTCTGCTAATGGCATTGGCGGTCGACCAGCAAATCCTGATCCGAATAATCCCAGGACAAGCTCAATTTTCATCTATAATCTTTCTGGTGGCGCTTCGAAATCTGACCAATTGTATGTTCAAAACGGGTCTGATAAAGAAGAAACGATTGAAGTTTATTCGGTTGACGGCACAGTTACGACGACCGGTGATATGACTTGCAAAGAGAAGTCAGAGGACAAAGTTGGCGCGGGTAAATGGGTTTCTATCTCTAAGAAAGAGGTGACTCTTGGCGCGAACGAGAACACGCTTGTTGATTTTACGGTAAATGTTCCAAGTAAAGCAGATGTTGGCGAGCATAATGCATGTATGGTTGTCCAACGGAAGGTTAAACAGTCGTCAAATAATGCCGGCGGCATTCAAGTTCAGACTCGTCAGGCTATCCGTATGGCGATAACCGTTCCTGGCGATATTCACCGCGACGTGACGATTGAGAAGTTTAATGTTAAGAATTCTAACAGTAGTCAATTGTATGAAATTGCCTTAAAAAATTCCGGCAATGTGTCGGCTGATGTTGACGTAAAGCTGGTCGTGAAAGACCCGATGGGGAATGTTGTCTATAAAAACGGTGGCGTGAATGCGATGATTGCGAATGAAACGCGACAGTTTAATTATGATAGCAATTTGGCGCCGTTTTGGGGTGGAAAATATAAGGTAGAGTTGTCGATTTCCTATAAAAAGAAGGCTGGCGAGTGGGGGATTAGCCAGGATAAAAATGAGCTAATCACCAAAACCGCCGAGCCAAAAGAATTGTTCTTCTGGCCATCAACTACAGCGTTAATGATGATTGGCGGTGGAATACTTTTGTTCATTATTTTGATAGTGATAATTATCATAAAATCAAAGCGGAACAAAAAAACTGTTCAATTTAAAAAGCGTTGA
- the nrdR gene encoding transcriptional regulator NrdR has translation MVFNIGNSRVIESREVSDGAAIRRRRETPDGKRFTTYERVEKPNLAVIKKNGDRELFDRVKLANSTRRSVGKFFKSDEEVDNIITAVEDSLYALGESEVTSKQIGDQVLDELEKRNEVAYVRFASVFYEFKTLDDFVEILAKRRSKGEREL, from the coding sequence ATGGTATTTAATATCGGCAATAGTCGCGTTATTGAATCACGCGAAGTTTCTGATGGTGCCGCAATTCGACGTCGCAGAGAAACTCCAGATGGCAAGCGATTTACTACGTATGAGCGAGTTGAAAAACCAAACCTAGCGGTAATAAAGAAAAATGGCGATCGCGAGTTGTTTGACCGGGTGAAATTGGCGAATTCTACGCGCCGTTCGGTCGGAAAATTCTTTAAGTCTGACGAGGAAGTCGATAATATCATTACGGCGGTTGAAGACTCTTTATATGCGTTGGGCGAATCGGAAGTTACGTCAAAACAGATTGGTGATCAAGTTTTGGACGAGCTAGAAAAGCGCAACGAAGTGGCGTATGTTCGTTTTGCTAGCGTTTTTTATGAGTTTAAGACGTTGGACGATTTTGTGGAGATTTTAGCGAAGCGACGCAGTAAGGGCGAGCGGGAATTGTAA
- the ftsA gene encoding cell division protein FtsA — MQEQSRYVVGIDIGTKNVRCVVGYIDAENGAPKIVGVGEALNSGMRKGTVTNLSGPAEAIDKALEPAERMSGHQINAATLSINGSHLLSTKADGMITVGTVNNEVTHDDILRLEEVATTGKVPQNREILDIIAHAYRLDGQDNIKDPIGMTGARLEIRANVVSGLVPHITNLQKSAEMAKVEAVSVVPSVLAAAQSVLTESQRENGVAVIDFGAATTGIAIYEEGDLQHLAVIPMGGQNVTNDLAIGLRTDPEIAEVVKLAHARFGGETLGEVETKVEKQTYKFNQEEIDEIVQARYEEIFEAIAKELKRAGRLGKLPSGIVLVGGAAKVKGMVEFTKDQLSVAARLGVPAGYSGVSDEVKGAEFSAAVGLMLIDSMGVSQQVKPIVGANDVTKKAGGLLKNIFARFK, encoded by the coding sequence ATGCAGGAGCAATCTCGATATGTGGTAGGAATTGATATTGGCACGAAAAACGTGCGCTGTGTCGTTGGTTATATTGATGCAGAAAATGGTGCGCCAAAAATTGTTGGCGTCGGTGAAGCGCTGAATAGCGGAATGCGAAAGGGAACCGTAACGAATTTGAGTGGCCCAGCTGAGGCTATTGATAAGGCCTTGGAGCCCGCTGAGCGAATGAGCGGTCATCAGATTAATGCGGCTACATTGAGCATTAACGGATCTCATTTATTGAGTACGAAAGCCGACGGAATGATTACCGTTGGAACTGTTAATAATGAAGTTACTCATGATGATATATTGAGGCTGGAGGAAGTTGCTACAACTGGAAAAGTGCCACAGAATAGAGAGATTTTAGATATTATTGCGCACGCGTATAGGCTGGATGGTCAGGATAATATTAAAGATCCAATTGGTATGACTGGCGCGCGTCTGGAAATTAGGGCGAATGTCGTGTCTGGTTTGGTTCCGCACATTACTAATCTACAGAAGTCGGCGGAAATGGCTAAGGTTGAGGCTGTATCTGTTGTTCCGTCAGTTTTGGCGGCAGCTCAATCCGTTCTTACGGAAAGTCAGCGCGAAAACGGCGTTGCAGTGATTGATTTTGGTGCGGCAACTACAGGAATTGCTATTTACGAAGAGGGCGATCTGCAACATCTGGCGGTTATCCCAATGGGCGGTCAGAATGTAACGAACGATTTGGCTATTGGGCTTAGGACGGATCCGGAGATTGCGGAAGTTGTTAAATTGGCGCATGCTCGATTTGGCGGCGAGACTTTGGGTGAAGTTGAAACGAAGGTCGAAAAGCAGACGTATAAGTTTAACCAAGAAGAAATTGACGAGATTGTTCAGGCGCGCTATGAAGAGATCTTTGAAGCAATTGCTAAAGAACTGAAGCGAGCTGGACGATTAGGAAAGCTGCCGAGCGGCATTGTACTGGTTGGTGGTGCGGCGAAAGTCAAGGGTATGGTGGAGTTTACGAAAGATCAATTGAGTGTGGCGGCACGCTTGGGTGTTCCGGCTGGCTATAGCGGAGTTAGCGATGAAGTGAAAGGCGCGGAATTTTCGGCTGCGGTTGGTCTGATGTTGATCGACTCTATGGGTGTTTCGCAGCAGGTAAAACCGATAGTTGGCGCAAACGATGTCACTAAAAAAGCTGGCGGTTTACTCAAAAATATTTTCGCTAGATTTAAATAA
- a CDS encoding LiaI-LiaF-like domain-containing protein, with protein sequence MKKSSLIRAFLSIVIVALGGVLLLKNLEVINISWDIFWGTVWAAGFVLSGLVNIFNYRNKTAWIWGLLLVAIGVLIGLNSYGIVDVSIWKVFWPVVLIAAGLSMMFNTSPKSVKRSKKLDKDGGIGNEKIACFWGEEDAVKGDYTGGSLVAIFGGVDLDLRQAKIKDGSVIEIFTFCGGVNITLPDDVIVKNEVRGFLGGTDDKTLPKDSAKKTLYLKGECVLGGLEIK encoded by the coding sequence ATGAAGAAAAGTTCTCTGATTAGAGCGTTTTTGAGCATTGTAATCGTGGCGCTTGGCGGGGTTTTACTACTGAAAAATCTCGAAGTTATTAACATTAGCTGGGATATTTTCTGGGGTACAGTTTGGGCTGCAGGATTTGTATTGTCTGGGCTGGTGAATATATTCAATTATCGAAATAAAACGGCGTGGATTTGGGGATTATTGCTGGTTGCGATTGGCGTTCTGATTGGCTTAAATTCTTACGGAATAGTTGACGTTAGTATCTGGAAGGTATTCTGGCCTGTAGTTTTGATTGCTGCTGGTTTGTCGATGATGTTTAATACTAGTCCTAAGAGCGTTAAGCGTTCTAAAAAGCTGGATAAAGACGGCGGCATTGGTAATGAGAAAATTGCTTGTTTTTGGGGCGAAGAAGACGCTGTAAAAGGTGATTATACTGGCGGTTCGTTGGTTGCGATATTTGGTGGTGTGGATTTGGATTTGCGTCAAGCAAAGATTAAAGACGGTTCTGTAATTGAAATTTTTACATTTTGCGGTGGCGTTAATATTACTTTGCCAGACGATGTGATTGTTAAGAACGAAGTGCGCGGATTTTTGGGCGGAACTGATGATAAAACTCTACCTAAAGATTCTGCCAAAAAGACTCTATATCTGAAGGGTGAGTGTGTTTTAGGCGGTCTGGAAATTAAATAA
- a CDS encoding LPXTG cell wall anchor domain-containing protein: protein MKNRVKKLFIIITLLATLSSPYSAFADSSASSNLSQVITDCARDSLETGSQMNEPICPTFPSKFSKFDLVNGKDLLVYGVYDAVHTVVNPDTGQHDLKVEFGGRTFVLGRNREFKVKGNIWMLDFSNWQNNHPGDNFMPPAPEYTHNGRVTAKLKANATSPEIVRFADFSFTTPKKTVEKTIEDVIGIPKIVKEISKALANTGINLWMIMAAGIGVIVAAFIMLFIVKKQKKRDK, encoded by the coding sequence ATGAAAAATAGAGTAAAAAAATTATTCATCATCATAACATTACTAGCTACTTTGAGCAGCCCTTATTCGGCTTTTGCAGATTCGTCGGCTAGCTCTAATTTGTCGCAAGTTATTACTGATTGCGCTCGCGATTCTCTGGAAACAGGTAGCCAGATGAATGAGCCAATTTGTCCGACTTTTCCGTCAAAATTCTCTAAGTTTGATTTGGTAAATGGGAAAGACCTGTTGGTATATGGCGTTTATGACGCGGTCCATACGGTGGTTAATCCTGATACAGGTCAGCACGATCTGAAGGTTGAGTTTGGTGGTAGGACTTTTGTTTTAGGGCGGAATCGTGAGTTTAAAGTTAAGGGAAATATATGGATGTTGGATTTTTCAAATTGGCAGAATAATCATCCAGGCGACAATTTTATGCCGCCAGCCCCAGAATACACCCATAACGGTCGTGTTACAGCTAAACTGAAGGCTAATGCAACATCCCCGGAAATAGTGCGGTTTGCTGATTTTTCATTTACTACTCCGAAAAAGACCGTGGAAAAGACCATTGAAGATGTTATTGGTATTCCAAAGATTGTTAAAGAGATAAGTAAGGCTTTGGCTAATACGGGAATTAATTTATGGATGATTATGGCTGCTGGTATTGGTGTAATTGTTGCGGCGTTCATTATGTTATTTATTGTTAAAAAACAGAAAAAGAGGGATAAATGA
- a CDS encoding vitamin K epoxide reductase family protein encodes MFNKIKNWIFHEDLKKQNLAVFVMLVGSGLGLLASFVLSIEALELAKNSHAVLSCDFSSALSCSAVANHWSAAILGFPNSFIGVMTLPVMVTIAVALLAGAKFPKWFMQAAQAGAIIGMIFAIWMFYMSYVEIGVLCPWCLTLDLGMLMIILGLTRYNVLQKNISCRCAQKIVGGGYDVLTIISLVVVVIVAIIAKFGSQLF; translated from the coding sequence ATGTTTAATAAAATCAAAAACTGGATATTTCACGAAGACTTGAAAAAGCAAAATTTGGCGGTGTTTGTAATGCTTGTCGGTAGTGGACTGGGGTTATTGGCATCATTCGTATTATCTATTGAAGCCTTAGAATTAGCAAAAAACTCTCACGCTGTATTAAGTTGCGATTTTAGCTCAGCCTTAAGCTGTTCGGCGGTGGCGAATCATTGGTCGGCGGCTATTTTAGGATTTCCAAATAGTTTCATCGGCGTGATGACTTTGCCTGTTATGGTAACAATTGCAGTGGCGTTGTTGGCGGGAGCAAAGTTTCCGAAGTGGTTTATGCAGGCGGCGCAGGCTGGTGCTATCATCGGAATGATATTTGCTATTTGGATGTTTTATATGAGCTACGTTGAAATTGGTGTACTTTGTCCATGGTGTTTGACCTTGGATCTTGGAATGCTGATGATTATACTCGGTTTGACGCGCTATAATGTTCTACAGAAAAATATCTCTTGTCGTTGTGCGCAGAAGATCGTTGGTGGTGGATATGATGTGCTTACTATAATATCGTTGGTTGTCGTGGTAATTGTCGCGATAATCGCCAAATTCGGCAGCCAATTGTTCTAG
- a CDS encoding RCC1 domain-containing protein translates to MEHNRTLSIIKDRKAKRFFALGSFIVVSASLGFMFLSSQQSRATIPSGSKQIEVGQVSYRLYESSNGINPGSPLANTNIAATLPKVGADFRLRVGLQNKSAYFKKLAEYGSGYEHSCAIMSDDSAYCWGNGQYGALGTNSTTSSTTPVPVYTQDVLNGKTIKQITTGYYHTCVIASDDKDYCWGYGLAGRLGDNGIVQKNAPYPVREFATTVVSQIAAGNEHTCSLNSERKLYCWGRGVNGELGRDVLLGSTTPTAVNMNNFGTESVKQVVAGDKFTCAATVEGTAFCWGSNITGRTGVGLAAGRTQYPTEVKGFNGKKIESISAGDSHACAVISGGQEVYCWGKNTKGQLGVTAMGYRNIASRVSFGSSILSGGKTVKNVYAGGEFTCMVLNTGEIYCWGANSKGQMGNGSITGYLPAPVKVNVPFTSSGETSMYAGKDFLCALRTGEMYCWGNNNKGQIGNGQSSNSPVMRPALITPPGGAVESSLMKLRVEYAKKGSAATCSAVSSSDWQVVTGVSKLAYSVSGPADGTSINSNSTDPELPAGAIASRPQSLVRKSGVAGTFTNAQKISAGEVGVWDLALVDKGLDRNENYCVRVATDTTVAPGSSIDSYTMYPEFKTAPGSLDIRFRDNAGATVANPVTNFDNSIIGSSSVTTNAFLSNSSSKQIEVTNTQTSSGWSVVLSASDGATAKWKRTGGTESYMFNGTNGDQGFLSVNFGTSSVLASGNSLSGSTCQTSGISKGVDSQFKVGTATVNGVTLMSSGGSTGQLGCAFLLQNVRLNQTIPAYQKPGTYELPMTLTVTAQ, encoded by the coding sequence ATGGAACATAATAGAACGTTATCAATAATAAAAGACCGTAAAGCCAAGAGATTTTTTGCCCTTGGCAGTTTTATTGTCGTTAGCGCATCTTTAGGGTTTATGTTTTTGAGTTCTCAGCAAAGTCGTGCGACTATTCCTAGTGGTAGTAAGCAGATTGAAGTGGGACAAGTTTCTTATCGATTGTACGAATCATCCAATGGTATTAATCCAGGCAGTCCGCTTGCAAATACCAACATCGCTGCCACGTTACCAAAAGTCGGTGCCGATTTTCGACTGAGAGTTGGTCTGCAAAATAAGAGTGCATATTTTAAAAAATTAGCTGAATACGGAAGCGGGTATGAACATAGCTGCGCCATTATGTCGGATGATAGTGCTTATTGTTGGGGCAATGGTCAGTATGGAGCTCTTGGTACTAATTCAACCACCTCATCAACAACCCCAGTGCCTGTATATACACAAGACGTGCTTAACGGTAAGACTATAAAACAGATTACTACTGGTTATTATCACACTTGCGTAATTGCTTCTGACGATAAAGATTATTGTTGGGGCTATGGCTTAGCTGGAAGACTAGGGGATAATGGTATAGTTCAGAAGAATGCTCCATATCCAGTTAGAGAATTCGCAACCACAGTCGTCTCTCAAATTGCGGCGGGTAATGAGCATACTTGTTCACTTAACTCGGAGAGAAAATTGTACTGTTGGGGTAGAGGTGTAAACGGAGAATTAGGTCGTGACGTGCTCTTAGGTTCAACCACGCCAACAGCAGTTAATATGAATAACTTTGGGACGGAATCGGTTAAACAGGTTGTTGCAGGAGATAAATTTACGTGTGCTGCGACAGTTGAAGGCACAGCATTCTGCTGGGGGTCTAATATTACGGGAAGGACTGGAGTAGGACTTGCTGCTGGCAGAACTCAGTATCCTACTGAAGTCAAAGGTTTTAATGGGAAAAAGATTGAGTCAATATCTGCTGGCGATTCGCATGCCTGTGCCGTTATTTCTGGCGGTCAAGAAGTGTATTGTTGGGGAAAAAATACCAAGGGTCAGTTGGGTGTTACAGCAATGGGCTATAGAAATATTGCTTCAAGAGTTTCTTTTGGTAGTAGTATCCTTTCTGGAGGAAAGACTGTTAAAAATGTTTACGCTGGCGGCGAATTTACGTGTATGGTATTAAACACTGGCGAAATTTATTGTTGGGGTGCTAATTCTAAGGGTCAAATGGGTAACGGGTCTATTACGGGATATTTGCCCGCCCCTGTAAAAGTGAATGTTCCATTTACGAGTTCCGGTGAAACTTCTATGTATGCAGGCAAAGACTTTTTATGCGCTTTACGTACAGGTGAGATGTATTGTTGGGGTAATAATAACAAGGGTCAGATAGGGAATGGCCAGTCGAGTAATAGTCCTGTCATGCGTCCTGCGCTAATAACACCTCCGGGGGGAGCCGTTGAATCTTCATTAATGAAGCTGCGTGTCGAATATGCAAAAAAGGGCAGCGCGGCAACTTGTTCGGCGGTAAGTAGTTCAGATTGGCAAGTCGTGACTGGAGTGTCAAAGCTTGCTTACTCTGTGAGCGGTCCCGCTGACGGCACTAGTATCAATAGCAACTCGACTGATCCAGAATTGCCGGCAGGAGCTATCGCTTCTCGACCTCAAAGTCTGGTGAGAAAAAGCGGAGTGGCTGGAACGTTCACGAATGCGCAAAAAATATCTGCTGGCGAAGTGGGTGTGTGGGATTTGGCGCTTGTCGATAAAGGGCTTGATAGGAACGAAAATTATTGCGTCCGTGTAGCAACTGACACGACTGTCGCTCCTGGATCTAGCATTGACAGCTACACGATGTATCCAGAATTTAAGACCGCTCCTGGATCGTTAGATATTCGTTTTAGAGATAATGCTGGCGCTACGGTCGCTAATCCTGTCACGAATTTTGATAATTCCATTATTGGTAGCAGTAGTGTAACTACCAACGCCTTCTTGTCTAACTCAAGCTCGAAGCAAATTGAAGTGACAAATACGCAGACCAGCTCTGGGTGGAGCGTTGTGTTGTCGGCATCTGACGGCGCGACCGCTAAGTGGAAGCGAACTGGCGGCACAGAATCGTATATGTTCAACGGCACTAATGGCGATCAGGGATTTTTGTCTGTCAATTTTGGAACATCATCCGTCTTAGCTTCGGGCAATTCACTGAGCGGGTCAACTTGCCAGACGTCAGGAATATCAAAGGGCGTTGACTCTCAATTTAAGGTAGGAACTGCCACGGTTAACGGCGTTACATTGATGAGCAGTGGCGGGTCAACTGGTCAATTGGGGTGCGCATTTTTGCTACAGAACGTTCGATTAAACCAGACTATTCCAGCATATCAAAAACCAGGAACTTATGAATTGCCAATGACATTAACGGTAACAGCGCAGTAA
- the ftsZ gene encoding cell division protein FtsZ — MPQIQPSEVQTFASIKVVGVGGAGGSAINRMKDAGLTGVQFIAMNTDAQALHNSKADIKIHLGRDATNGLGAGADPTVGEAAANESRDEIREALEGADMVFVTIGAGGGTGSGAGYVVAEVARELGILVVGVATRPFSFEGEKRRVNADWAISHLGREVDTLITIPNDRLLQTIDRRTPLLETFKIADDVLRQGVQGISELITEHGLINLDFADVKAIMSNAGSALMGIGRASGDDRAVQAAQQAIESPLIEVSIDGAKGVLFNVTGGYDMSMAEIQEAAEIITSAVSPNANIIFGATLKPEMEDELVITVIATGFDSDTFRQQEVSLTVGDDMKPAETEVDDEMVKNIDLELDKEESAESFAAEPETNIWENPTVEADDDEDDTPAFLRRRKKNKE; from the coding sequence ATGCCGCAAATACAACCAAGTGAAGTTCAAACATTTGCCAGCATAAAAGTCGTCGGTGTCGGCGGTGCTGGTGGTTCAGCTATAAATCGAATGAAAGATGCCGGTCTGACTGGCGTTCAATTTATTGCTATGAATACGGACGCCCAGGCGTTGCATAATTCGAAGGCTGACATAAAAATTCATCTTGGTCGTGACGCAACTAATGGTTTGGGTGCTGGTGCCGACCCTACTGTTGGTGAGGCCGCAGCTAATGAATCTCGTGACGAAATCAGGGAAGCGCTAGAAGGCGCGGATATGGTATTCGTAACAATTGGTGCTGGTGGCGGAACTGGCTCTGGTGCTGGTTATGTTGTGGCAGAAGTGGCACGCGAACTAGGCATTTTGGTGGTTGGCGTGGCAACTCGACCGTTTAGCTTTGAGGGTGAAAAGCGTCGAGTTAATGCGGATTGGGCGATTTCTCACTTGGGGCGCGAGGTTGATACCTTGATTACTATTCCAAATGACAGATTATTGCAAACTATTGATCGTCGAACGCCGCTACTAGAAACATTTAAGATTGCCGATGACGTCCTAAGGCAAGGTGTTCAGGGCATTTCTGAACTGATTACTGAGCATGGGTTAATTAACCTTGACTTTGCTGACGTTAAGGCAATTATGAGCAATGCTGGTTCAGCTTTGATGGGAATTGGGCGAGCGAGCGGTGATGACCGAGCGGTTCAGGCGGCGCAACAAGCCATTGAAAGTCCTCTAATTGAGGTGTCGATTGATGGCGCCAAAGGTGTGCTATTCAATGTAACTGGTGGCTACGATATGAGTATGGCAGAAATTCAGGAAGCCGCAGAAATTATTACTAGCGCTGTTAGTCCGAATGCCAACATTATTTTTGGTGCGACTTTGAAGCCGGAAATGGAAGACGAGCTGGTTATTACGGTGATTGCGACAGGATTTGATAGCGATACATTCCGCCAGCAGGAAGTTAGCTTGACTGTGGGTGACGACATGAAACCTGCCGAAACAGAAGTTGATGACGAAATGGTTAAAAATATTGACCTAGAGTTGGATAAGGAAGAATCTGCCGAAAGTTTTGCGGCTGAGCCAGAAACTAATATTTGGGAAAATCCAACCGTTGAAGCTGACGATGATGAGGATGATACGCCGGCATTTCTGAGGCGACGAAAGAAGAACAAGGAGTAG
- a CDS encoding adenine-specific methyltransferase EcoRI family protein yields the protein MANNNLTSAKKARNDEFYTQYEDIQKEVQAYIDYNPDVFRGKVVYLNCDDPYESNFFKFFANKFNAYGIKKLIATSYFNSPVAGTELQSSLLPDMPDKEISLVKKSAPQTNTTTEDGETKGRVIEITEVSDENGDGIYDLEDIKKIIQANGGGRSLKGDDDFPPGDFRSKECVELLKQADIVVTNPPFSLFREYVAQLFEYDKKFLIIGNMNAITYKEIFPKVMDNKVWLGPTISSGDREFMVPENYPITASGWRIDKDGRKFIRVKGVRWFTNLDHGKRHHNLQLMTMAENRKFNKKVIDSDVCYKKYDNYDAIEVSFTDAIPSDYVGVMGVPISFLDKYNPDQFEIVAFRKGDDGKDLVVSVEREREMSSSHTSEYLFEGLRHPAANGERAYVDGQKKCARILIRHLYTRTNKKCGR from the coding sequence GTGGCGAATAATAACCTCACATCAGCAAAGAAAGCTCGTAATGATGAGTTCTATACGCAGTACGAAGACATCCAAAAGGAAGTCCAAGCGTATATTGACTACAACCCGGATGTGTTCCGTGGCAAGGTCGTGTATCTTAATTGTGATGATCCGTACGAGAGTAACTTTTTCAAATTTTTTGCCAATAAATTCAACGCCTATGGCATCAAAAAGCTGATTGCTACCAGTTATTTCAACTCGCCGGTAGCGGGAACTGAGCTACAAAGTTCACTTTTGCCAGATATGCCGGATAAAGAGATTTCTCTAGTTAAGAAATCTGCACCGCAGACTAATACGACAACTGAAGATGGCGAGACAAAAGGTCGGGTGATTGAAATTACTGAAGTATCCGACGAAAATGGTGACGGAATATACGACCTAGAGGATATTAAAAAAATTATTCAGGCTAATGGTGGTGGTCGATCACTGAAAGGCGACGACGATTTTCCGCCGGGCGATTTTCGCTCAAAAGAATGTGTTGAGCTGTTGAAACAGGCGGATATCGTGGTAACTAATCCACCGTTCTCGCTGTTTCGTGAATATGTGGCACAACTGTTTGAATATGATAAGAAGTTTTTGATTATTGGCAATATGAATGCAATTACGTATAAAGAGATCTTCCCGAAAGTTATGGACAACAAGGTTTGGCTTGGGCCAACAATATCGAGTGGTGATAGAGAGTTTATGGTGCCTGAAAACTACCCTATAACAGCGTCTGGTTGGAGAATTGATAAAGACGGAAGGAAGTTCATACGAGTTAAAGGTGTGCGATGGTTTACTAATCTTGACCATGGTAAACGTCATCATAATTTGCAGTTGATGACTATGGCGGAAAATAGGAAGTTTAACAAAAAAGTAATTGACAGCGACGTGTGTTATAAAAAGTATGATAACTATGATGCGATTGAAGTATCGTTTACAGATGCAATTCCAAGCGATTATGTTGGGGTGATGGGTGTGCCAATTTCATTCCTAGACAAGTATAATCCAGATCAGTTTGAGATAGTTGCCTTTCGAAAGGGTGACGACGGAAAGGACTTAGTCGTTTCCGTCGAGAGAGAGAGAGAGATGTCATCCAGCCATACTTCAGAATACTTATTCGAAGGACTCAGACATCCAGCAGCCAACGGGGAGAGAGCCTATGTTGATGGACAAAAGAAATGTGCAAGAATACTCATACGCCACCTCTATACCAGGACTAATAAAAAATGCGGAAGGTAA